A section of the Flavobacteriales bacterium genome encodes:
- a CDS encoding YtxH domain-containing protein, whose amino-acid sequence MDITPLPHFPAYLHYHKSLPMSNDRTNGVVGFLAGLAAGAALGVLFAPRSGKDTREAIAGAGRKARDRFGDTMDEAHQAWSEMKGKAQDTATMTREDVEDFLRFLFEEGRDLADRLRKDVSATAEEAAAKAQQTADHIRHGH is encoded by the coding sequence ATGGACATCACCCCCCTACCCCATTTCCCCGCGTACCTTCACTACCACAAATCCCTCCCTATGTCCAACGATAGAACCAACGGCGTCGTCGGATTCCTCGCCGGTCTCGCGGCCGGGGCCGCTTTGGGTGTACTCTTCGCTCCGCGCAGCGGCAAGGATACCCGCGAGGCCATCGCAGGGGCCGGTCGAAAAGCACGCGATCGCTTCGGCGACACCATGGACGAAGCGCACCAGGCGTGGAGCGAAATGAAGGGCAAGGCCCAGGATACCGCGACCATGACCCGCGAGGACGTGGAGGACTTCCTGCGCTTCCTTTTCGAGGAGGGCCGCGACCTCGCGGACCGGCTCCGGAAGGACGTGTCGGCCACCGCCGAGGAGGCCGCGGCCAAAGCGCAACAGACCGCCGACCACATCCGCCATGGCCACTGA
- a CDS encoding cyanophycinase, protein MTPKGKLIAIGGNEDKGKEPEGGHHTKVFTHNFIEEGILRRVVDEMGGTSARIAVITSASSIPEEVGHNYIEAFGRLGVSEVDVLDIRERSHVKPEMIKRLARADGVMMSGGNQLRLTTIFGGTAFLQLMKRRYEEEAGFVIAGTSAGAMCMSSTMIYQGHSSTGLIKGGVKMTTGAALIADVIVDSHFVERGRFSRLTQAVAANPSAIGIGLGEDTGVVITDADTLETIGSGQVMIFDGHDITYSDYADVEEGQPFSIEGMKVHIISKGHSYSVKRRQFTALRVPVKG, encoded by the coding sequence CACCCAAAGGCAAACTGATCGCGATCGGTGGGAACGAGGACAAGGGCAAGGAGCCGGAAGGCGGCCACCACACCAAGGTCTTCACGCACAATTTCATCGAAGAAGGCATCCTCAGACGCGTGGTCGATGAGATGGGGGGCACCTCCGCCCGCATCGCCGTGATCACCAGTGCGAGCAGCATCCCCGAGGAGGTGGGGCACAACTACATCGAGGCCTTCGGCCGGCTCGGCGTGAGCGAGGTCGACGTGCTCGACATCCGCGAACGGTCGCACGTGAAGCCCGAAATGATCAAGCGCCTCGCCAGGGCCGACGGGGTGATGATGAGCGGCGGGAACCAATTGCGGCTCACCACCATCTTCGGCGGCACCGCCTTCCTGCAGCTGATGAAGCGGCGGTATGAGGAGGAGGCCGGATTCGTGATCGCCGGCACCAGCGCGGGCGCCATGTGCATGAGCAGCACCATGATCTACCAGGGGCACAGCAGCACCGGGCTCATCAAGGGCGGCGTGAAGATGACCACCGGCGCCGCGCTGATCGCTGATGTCATCGTGGACAGCCATTTCGTGGAGCGCGGCCGCTTCAGCCGCCTTACCCAGGCCGTGGCGGCCAATCCCAGTGCCATCGGCATCGGGCTGGGCGAGGACACCGGTGTGGTGATCACCGACGCGGACACGTTGGAGACCATCGGCAGCGGGCAGGTGATGATCTTCGACGGCCACGACATCACCTACAGCGACTACGCCGATGTGGAGGAGGGCCAGCCCTTCAGCATCGAGGGCATGAAGGTGCACATCATCAGCAAGGGCCACAGCTACAGCGTGAAACGCCGGCAGTTCACTGCGTTGCGCGTGCCGGTGAAGGGGTGA
- a CDS encoding DUF3817 domain-containing protein, which yields MHPLLSRFRTVAIAEGWSFLVLLFVAMPLKYLFDWPWAVKVVGWAHGVLFVWYWVAAVPLFTKLKWDAERILGLGAASVLPFGTFVMERKWLR from the coding sequence ATGCATCCCCTACTCTCCCGCTTCCGCACCGTCGCCATCGCCGAAGGGTGGAGCTTCCTCGTGCTGCTCTTCGTCGCGATGCCACTGAAGTACCTGTTCGATTGGCCTTGGGCGGTGAAGGTGGTGGGATGGGCGCACGGTGTGCTCTTTGTGTGGTACTGGGTGGCCGCCGTGCCGCTGTTCACCAAGCTGAAGTGGGATGCCGAACGCATCCTGGGTCTGGGCGCGGCGAGCGTCCTGCCCTTCGGGACCTTCGTGATGGAGAGGAAGTGGTTGAGGTGA